From one Lycium barbarum isolate Lr01 chromosome 6, ASM1917538v2, whole genome shotgun sequence genomic stretch:
- the LOC132599182 gene encoding uncharacterized protein LOC132599182 codes for MPTTTTCRDSQHFPCYNPNTTSRPIPHTGRIPTTIPGPHILQFLFHLQGTSRGQTPPSDDSSPNTNLRYRVECPTLRQRIDIPNPQNPSLCIALDFVPFNHPAVKLLSVHGDDESSLGYEILALGVGSDQTTYCWRSVKVPLPNLSHEKRKSIQVFFRMGVAYCIWHVQRDAHDDLTDIQVDVLDMVNETYIGRTTFPRGFFSSTNLMDWNGRLSFAQLLKDELHVLVLNDYRKLKWDERTRIIKLKFLQPDDGEQLTFITFADNSILFFVNQNKNLFFAYDINTGKLITCTLPNCIESFEEVVHIITEMMFYRGGGFYDY; via the coding sequence atgccgaccacgactacctgtcgagactcccaacacttcccttgctacaaccctaatacaactagccgtcctatcccacatactggtcgcatccccactactatcccaggcccccatatccttcaatttctcttccatctccagggcactagccgtggtcaaactcccccatctgatgaTTCTTCTCCTAATACTAATTTGAGATACCGTGTAGAATGCCCTACATTGCGCCAAAGGATTGATATCCCCAATCCACAAAATCCTAGTTTATGCATTGCCTTGGATTTCGTTCCATTTAATCACCCTGCTGTCAAGTTGCTTTCTGTTCATGGAGATGATGAGTCATCACTCGGCTATGAAATTCTCGCTCTTGGAGTTGGGAGTGATCAAACTACTTATTGCTGGCGATCCGTTAAGGTACCACTACCTAACTTATCTCATGAAAAGAGGAAGAGCATTCAGGTTTTCTTTAGAATGGGAGTTGCTTATTGCATTTGGCATGTTCAAAGGGATGCTCATGATGATCTTACTGATATACAAGTTGATGTTTTGGATATGGTTAATGAGACCTACATTGGTCGTACTACTTTCCCTAGAGGTTTCTTCAGCAGCACTAATCTCATGGATTGGAATGGCCGGCTCTCATTCGCTCAACTACTAAAAGATGAGCTCCATGTCTTGGTGTTAAACGATTACAGAAAGTTGAAATGGGATGAAAGAACGCGGATCATCAAGCTGAAATTCTTGCAACCGGATGATGGGGAGCAATTGACATTTATCACTTTTGCTGACAATTCTATATTGTTCTTCGTGAATCAGAACAAGAATTTATTCTTTGCGTATGACATTAATACGGGAAAGTTAATTACTTGTACATTGCCAAACTGCATCGAGTCTTTTGAAGAGGTCGTTCATATAATCACAGAGATGATGTTCTACAGGGGTGGGGGGTTTTACGATTATTAA
- the LOC132644719 gene encoding protein RER1A-like has product MIKIDPWFFTEYKIMITIDLEIMRFLWLFLAQCLPCVNLIALIYDTFRIVKLSLEGVGGDGASAAAALNQRRLEHSELFQYYLDKTTPHATYRWIGTFVLALLYALRVYYVQGFYVVTYGLGIIYILNLLIGFLSPLVDPELEPSDGPMWPTKDSDEFKPFIRHLTELKFL; this is encoded by the exons ATGATCAAGATTGACCCTTGGTTCTTCACAGAATACAAAATCATGATCACCATCGATCTGGAAATAATGCGATTTCTGTGG TTGTTTCTAGCACAATGTCTTCCTTGTGTTAATCTTATTGCGTTGATATATGACACTTTTAGGATTGTGAAATTGAGTTTGGAGGGTGTTGGAGGTGATGGTGCCTCAGCGGCTGCAGCATTGAACCAGCGGAGGCTTGAACATTCAGAACTTTTCCAATACTATTTAGATAAAACTACTCCTCATGCTACATATAGGTGGATTGGAACTTTTGTCTTAGCGTTGCTTTATGCTCTGCGGGTTTATTATGTGCAGGGATTCTATGTTGTTACCTATGGTTTGGGCATCATCTATATACTCAATTTGCTGATCGGTTTCCTGTCACCTCTTGTTGACCCTGAGCTGGAACCTTCAGATGGACCTATGTGGCCAACCAAAGATTCAGATGAATTCAAGCCTTTCATACGTCACCTGACAGAGTTGAAGTTCTTATAA